One region of Camelus bactrianus isolate YW-2024 breed Bactrian camel chromosome 22, ASM4877302v1, whole genome shotgun sequence genomic DNA includes:
- the ARRDC2 gene encoding arrestin domain-containing protein 2 isoform X2 produces the protein MRPGAVRSFALELARGPGGAYRGGERLCGRVLLEAAAPLRVRALEVAARGGAATHWLEGRSVGVNAVSSDFAAAETYLRRRQLLLRDTGEITTLPPGRHEFPFSFQLPPTLVTSFEGKHGSVRYCIKATLHRPWIPACRTRKVFTVIEPVDINTPALLAPQAGAQEKIARSWYSNSGLVSLSAKIDRKGYTPGEVIPVFAEIDNSSTRPVLPRAAVVQTQTFMARGARKQKRAVVASLSGEPVGPGRRVLWQGRALRIPPVGPSILHCRVLHVDYALKVCVDIPGSSKLLLELPLVIGTIPLHPFGSRSSSVGSHASFLLDWGLGVLPEQPEAPPEYSEVVAVEQSPFPLLQDTDMSVEGPFFTYIQEFRFRPPPLYSEEDPNPPSEAMRPHCRTC, from the exons ATGCGCCCGGGGGCCGTGCGCAGCTTCGCGCTGGAGCTGGCGCGGGGCCCGGGCGGCGCGTACCGCGGCGGGGAGCGGCTGTGCGGCCGGGTGCTGCTGGAGGCGGCGGCGCCGCTGCGGGTGCGAGCGCTCGAAGTGGCGGCGCGCGGCGGGGCGGCCACGCACTGGCTCGAGGGCCGAAGCGTGGGTGTGAACGCGGTGTCCAGCGACTTCGCAGCCGCGGAGACGTATCTGCGGCGGCGGCAGCTGCTGCTCCGAG ACACTGGAGAGATCACAACACTGCCTCCTGGGCGCCATGAGTTCCCATTCAGCTTCCAGCTGCCACC GACGCTAGTGACTTCATTTGAAGGCAAACATGGCAGTGTCCGATACTGCATCAAGGCCACCCTGCACCGGCCCTGGATCCCTGCCTGTCGGACAAGGAAGGTGTTTACTGTTATTGAGCCTGTGGACATCAACACACCTGCTCTGCTG GCCCCTCAAGCAGGAGCTCAGGAGAAAATTGCCCGATCCTGGTACAGCAACAGTGGCCTTGTCTCCCTTTCAGCCAAGATCGACCGCAAGGGCTACACGCCAG GTGAGGTCATCCCAGTGTTTGCCGAGATCGACAACAGCTCCACGCGCCCAGTGCTGCCTCGGGCGGCTGTGGTCCAGACACAGACCTTCATGGCACGAGGTGCCCGCAAACAGAAACGAGCAGTGGTGGCTAGCCTCTCGGGAGAGCCTGTGGGCCCCGGGCGGCGGGTGCTGTGGCAGGGCCGGGCGCTGCGGATCCCACCTGTGGGTCCTTCTATCCTGCACTGCCGTGTACTACATGTGGACTACGCCCTCAAG GTCTGTGTAGACATCCCAGGCTCATCCAAGCTGCTCTTGGAACTGCCGCTGGTCATTGGCACCATCCCTCTACATCCTTTTGGCAGCCGCTCATCCAGCGTGGGCAGCCATGCCAGCTTCCTGCTggactgggggctgggggtccTGCCAGAGCAACCTGAAG CCCCTCCCGAGTACTCAGAGGTGGTGGCCGTGGAGCAGAGCCCCTTCCCACTACTCCAGGACACTGACATGAGTGTTGAAGGCCCCTTCTTTACCTACATCCAAGAGTTCCGCTTCCGCCCTCCACCCTTGTACTCTGAG GAGGATCCAAACCCGCCCTCAGAGGCCATGAGGCCACACTGCAGGACCTGCTGA
- the ARRDC2 gene encoding arrestin domain-containing protein 2 isoform X1, whose product MLFDKVKAFVVQLDGSSAGAEPVFSGGQTVAGRVLLELSGPARVGSLKLRARGRAHVHWTESRSAGSSTAYTQSYSERVEIVSHRTMLLTPDTGEITTLPPGRHEFPFSFQLPPTLVTSFEGKHGSVRYCIKATLHRPWIPACRTRKVFTVIEPVDINTPALLAPQAGAQEKIARSWYSNSGLVSLSAKIDRKGYTPGEVIPVFAEIDNSSTRPVLPRAAVVQTQTFMARGARKQKRAVVASLSGEPVGPGRRVLWQGRALRIPPVGPSILHCRVLHVDYALKVCVDIPGSSKLLLELPLVIGTIPLHPFGSRSSSVGSHASFLLDWGLGVLPEQPEAPPEYSEVVAVEQSPFPLLQDTDMSVEGPFFTYIQEFRFRPPPLYSEEDPNPPSEAMRPHCRTC is encoded by the exons ATGCTATTTGACAAGGTGAAAGCGTTCGTGGTGCAGCTGGATGGCTCGAGCGCAGGCGCCGAGCCGGTGTTCAGCGGCGGCCAGACCGTGGCTGGCCGGGTGCTACTGGAGCTGTCGGGCCCGGCGCGCGTGGGCTCCCTGAAGCTACGCGCTCGGGGCCGCGCCCACGTACACTGGACCGAGTCCCGCAGCGCGGGCTCGAGCACCGCGTACACGCAGAGCTACAGCGAGCGCGTGGAGATTGTGAGCCACCGTACCATGCTACTCACGCCAG ACACTGGAGAGATCACAACACTGCCTCCTGGGCGCCATGAGTTCCCATTCAGCTTCCAGCTGCCACC GACGCTAGTGACTTCATTTGAAGGCAAACATGGCAGTGTCCGATACTGCATCAAGGCCACCCTGCACCGGCCCTGGATCCCTGCCTGTCGGACAAGGAAGGTGTTTACTGTTATTGAGCCTGTGGACATCAACACACCTGCTCTGCTG GCCCCTCAAGCAGGAGCTCAGGAGAAAATTGCCCGATCCTGGTACAGCAACAGTGGCCTTGTCTCCCTTTCAGCCAAGATCGACCGCAAGGGCTACACGCCAG GTGAGGTCATCCCAGTGTTTGCCGAGATCGACAACAGCTCCACGCGCCCAGTGCTGCCTCGGGCGGCTGTGGTCCAGACACAGACCTTCATGGCACGAGGTGCCCGCAAACAGAAACGAGCAGTGGTGGCTAGCCTCTCGGGAGAGCCTGTGGGCCCCGGGCGGCGGGTGCTGTGGCAGGGCCGGGCGCTGCGGATCCCACCTGTGGGTCCTTCTATCCTGCACTGCCGTGTACTACATGTGGACTACGCCCTCAAG GTCTGTGTAGACATCCCAGGCTCATCCAAGCTGCTCTTGGAACTGCCGCTGGTCATTGGCACCATCCCTCTACATCCTTTTGGCAGCCGCTCATCCAGCGTGGGCAGCCATGCCAGCTTCCTGCTggactgggggctgggggtccTGCCAGAGCAACCTGAAG CCCCTCCCGAGTACTCAGAGGTGGTGGCCGTGGAGCAGAGCCCCTTCCCACTACTCCAGGACACTGACATGAGTGTTGAAGGCCCCTTCTTTACCTACATCCAAGAGTTCCGCTTCCGCCCTCCACCCTTGTACTCTGAG GAGGATCCAAACCCGCCCTCAGAGGCCATGAGGCCACACTGCAGGACCTGCTGA